The following proteins come from a genomic window of Lolium rigidum isolate FL_2022 chromosome 5, APGP_CSIRO_Lrig_0.1, whole genome shotgun sequence:
- the LOC124655340 gene encoding LOW QUALITY PROTEIN: putative F-box/LRR-repeat/kelch-repeat protein At1g11620 (The sequence of the model RefSeq protein was modified relative to this genomic sequence to represent the inferred CDS: inserted 1 base in 1 codon) has translation MATEEPDPKRRISEECIINRLPXDLIEKIFLSLPVSTLLRCVGVCKRWLNFIRDPEFVATQLRHAHRYALLFFPQGLVSGEPYPSEGILIDETWSPSVYVLPVIGPDDYLFGSCNGLLALYTNTSTIKIANLATRECLYLEKPAKNARGHHYSFYSFGFHPVTKEYKITHFLADSVEGRPSYKHFSVIQVYTLGGEKWRDIPTPEPLSLDSARTSGVVSVDGTVYWLTRDKTASWRHAVMSFDLSDESFTTIQLPADYLGPRRLLIRDIDGKLCIVTAQTDRYDLKILLAELHIWTLDNPVEQRWSRKYNIKNPPVYIPGPHFGHRGRILTQSNFRASSYELIGENFDYSFSKTAQLLDVSPRRLYNMQSYICVKSLVCLDAYKKVGIVRKPKQQLGWQSKKWEAWENERREVEKLRTNVHKEEHDLSELAERVVKMYQVLVDKPLAISERVRTELNQVLHHKPEKPNQPRFLRRLNWVEQKRDKQELRLRSYKMNRRIQAISQAQDNISSIVRSYTSEQGVSTSGVSSTHDKNKKENLPCNT, from the exons ATGGCCACTGAAGAACCCGATCCAAAGAGGCGAATCAGCGAGGAATGCATCATAAACCGCCTCC AAGATCTCATTGAGAAGATATTTCTGAGCCTTCCGGTGAGCACTCTGCTGAGGTGCGTCGGCGTCTGCAAGCGCTGGCTCAACTTCATCCGGGATCCCGAGTTTGTCGCAACACAACTCCGGCATGCGCACCGGTATGCCCTTCTATTCTTCCCGCAAGGTTTGGTTTCGGGCGAGCCCTACCCCAGCGAGGGTATCCTCATCGATGAAACCTGGTCACCGTCTGTATACGTGTTGCCGGTGATTGGGCCTGATGATTACCTTTTTGGCTCGTGCAATGGACTTCTTGCCTTATACACAAacacatcaacaatcaagatagCTAACCTTGCAACCCGTGAGTGTCTGTATCTTGAGAAACCTGCCAAGAATGCGAGAGGCCACCACTACTCTTTCTACAGCTTTGGATTCCATCCCGTGACAAAAGAATACAAGATTACACACTTCCTTGCTGATTCCGTTGAGGGCCGCCCCAGTTATAAACACTTCAGTGTCATTCAAGTTTACACGCTTGGTGGTGAGAAATGGAGAGATATCCCAACACCAGAACCTCTTAGCTTGGACAGTGCGAGAACCTCAGGGGTTGTCAGTGTTGATGGCACAGTGTATTGGTTGACTCGAGACAAGACAGCTAGCTGGCGGCATGCAGTCATGTCCTTTGATCTCAGTGATGAAAGTTTTACAACGATACAACTGCCAGCAGATTATTTGGGTCCTCGTAGGTTGTTGATCAGAGATATAGATGGGAAATTATGTATAGTAACTGCTCAAACTGATCGCTACGATTTAAAAATTCTTCTTGCTGAGCTGCACATCTGGACACTTGACAACCCAGTAGAGCAAAGGTGGAGCCGGAAGTACAATATTAAGAACCCACCAGTTTACATTCCGGGTCCACATTTTGGTCATAGGGGTAGGATCCTCACACAGAGCAACTTCAGGGCAAGTTCGTACGAGTTGATTGGTGAGAACTTTGACTATAGCTTCAGTAAGACAGCACAGCTGTTAGACGTCAGCCCCCGGAGGTTGTACAACATGCAATCCTACATCTGTGTTAAGTCCCTCGTATGTTTAGATGCATACAAGAAGGTTGGCATTGTGCGTAAACCAAAACAGCAATTAGGCTGGCAATCAAAGAAGTGGGAGGCATGGGAGAATGAGCGTCGCGAAGTAGAGAAGTTGCGGACCAACGTCCACAAAGAGGAGCATGACTTATCT GAACTCGCAGAAAGAGTGGTTAAAATGTATCAGGTGTTGGTGGATAAGCCACTTGCTATATCTGAACGTGTACGCACGGAGCTCAATCAGGTGTTGCACCACAAGCCAGAAAAACCTAATCAG CCAAGGTTCCTCCGACGGCTTAATTGGGTGGAACAGAAACGGGACAAGCAGGAGTTACGGTTGCGTTCATATAAGATGAATCGCAGAATTCAG GCCATTTCGCAGGCACAAGATAACATCTCTAGTATTGTAAGAAGTTATACATCCGAGCAG GGTGTTTCAACTTCTGGTGTTTCTTCCACTCACGATAAGAACAAAAAAGAGAACCTTCCGTGTAACACCTAG
- the LOC124657137 gene encoding F-box protein At1g11270-like, which produces MVEVEQPMENHAASISRITSDVLHEILLRLPISSLLRFLRTCHQWRDVILDPCFVMGHASRAPEHLLLFLPRVDASASHKIGMPGRVKLFDEKWSVSTWAASSMEHDDHLFASCNGLLCFYRKYTLKIVNPTTGQSLHLSKPDGKLFRDLYYLYSFGFHPATGEYKLIYFHHEPRQGRSSGQPFCFDSIQVYTLGEDRWREIRAPKESCLVNLGVVNVDGAMYWITEEEGTCCGVAVMRFDLKDETFTTLRPPPLKACEAIDAPCEAPDRSYYVTEVDKKVCLVTVPFNCSAPRWRRYNAEVSGRMDVWMLESPTEDRWFLKYNIDLPSSAPRFVPQPCFIRGEKILLHDREGDAFCQDLQGDGMQIEECSEVKLLNFRPHRYYETQSYLYKETLVPLDVYAGAAIVRAPHWPLAPPGFTDRIRLQQDPLV; this is translated from the exons ATGGTCGAGGTAGAGCAGCCGATGGAAAATCATGCAGCAAGCATCAGCCGCATCACATCAGATGTCCTACACGAGATCCTTCTCAGGCTTCCGATCAGCTCTCTCCTTAGATTCCTCAGAACATGCCACCAATGGCGCGACGTAATCCTCGACCCTTGCTTCGTCATGGGACACGCTAGTCGTGCACCTGAGCACCTTCTCCTCTTCCTGCCTAGAGTGGATGCTTCAGCCAGCCACAAGATTGGCATGCCTGGCCGTGTAAAGCTCTTCGACGAGAAATGGTCCGTGTCAACATGGGCAGCGTCATCCATGGAACATGACGACCACCTCTTCGCATCTTGCAACGGCCTGCTCTGCTTCTACAGGAAGTACACGCTGAAGATCGTCAACCCCACGACCGGCCAATCCCTGCATCTCTCGAAACCGGATGGGAAACTGTTCCGTGACCTGTACTACCTGTACAGCTTCGGCTTCCACCCAGCGACAGGGGAGTACAAGCTCATATACTTCCACCATGAGCCCCGACAAGGCAGGTCGTCAGGGCAGCCGTTCTGCTTCGACAGCATCCAGGTGTACACCCTCGGAGAAGACAGGTGGAGGGAGATCAGAGCACCAAAAGAGAGCTGCCTGGTGAACCTTGGAGTCGTCAACGTGGATGGCGCGATGTACTGGATCACAGAAGAGGAAGGGACGTGCTGCGGCGTGGCAGTCATGAGGTTCGATCTCAAGGACGAGACCTTCACAACCTTAAGGCCTCCGCCGCTCAAGGCTTGCGAGGCGATAGACGCGCCTTGCGAGGCCCCCGACCGCTCTTACTACGTAACCGAGGTGGACAAGAAGGTGTGCCTGGTGACTGTCCCGTTTAACTGCAGCGCTCCCCGGTGGCGCCGCTACAATGCGGAGGTTTCAGGAAGGATGGACGTTTGGATGCTCGAGAGTCCCACTGAAGATAGGTGGTTTCTGAAGTACAACATCGATCTGCCGTCCTCCGCTCCGCGGTTCGTCCCTCAGCCATGCTTCATCCGCGGGGAGAAGATCTTGCTGCACGATCGCGAGGGTGATGCATTCTGCCAAGATCTGCAG GGCGACGGCATGCAGATCGAGGAGTGCAGTGAGGTGAAACTGCTAAACTTCAGGCCTCACAGGTACTACGAGACGCAGTCCTACCTGTACAAGGAGACCCTTGTCCCGTTGGATGTGTACGCCGGGGCGGCCATTGTTCGCGCGCCGCACTGGCCTCTCGCCCCACCTGGTTTTACTGATCGTATTAGGTTGCAGCAAGATCCTCTAGTTTAA